Below is a window of Uloborus diversus isolate 005 chromosome 3, Udiv.v.3.1, whole genome shotgun sequence DNA.
catgacattaaattggagtaaaaggaaatcatgtgttgcacacatcagctcgtttttttgtaATCTGATGTTCACACCTGGATTGAAAGAAGTGCTTTTAAACACAAGCCAACGAAGTAGTGTCTGCATTGAAGATAGTAAATGATTGTGTTGAGCGAGCAGTTAAACTagcaagtttttttaatttggttttaatctAGCTagtgttggtggtatttagagaggcACATTAGAAGATcaattgaatctcattaaaattgccaataatggggacatgacattaaattggagtaaaaggaaatcatgtgttgcacacatcagctcgtttttttgtaATCTGATGTTTACACCTGGATTGAAAGAAGTGCTTTTAAACACAAGCCAACGAAGTAGTGTCTGCATTGAAGATAGTAAATGATTGTGTTGAGCGAGCAGTTAAACTAGCAAGttattttaatttggttttaatttagctactgttggtggtatttagagaggcACATTAGAAGATcaattgaatctcattaaaattgccaataatggggacatgacattaaattggagtaaaaggaaatcatgtgttgcacacatcagctcgtttttttgtaATCTGATGTTTACACCTGGATTGAAAGAAGTGCTTTTAAACACAAGCCAACGAAGTAGTGTCTGCATTGAAGATAGTAAATGATTGTGTTGAGCGAGCAGTTAAACTAGCAAGttattttaatttggttttaatttagctactgttggtggtatttagagaggcACATTAGAAGATcaattgaatctcattaaaattgccaataatggggacatgacattaaattggagtaaaaggaaatcatgtgttgcacacatcagctcgtttttttgtaATCTGATGTTTACACCTGGATTGAAAGAAGTGCTTTTAAACACAAGCCAACGAAGTAGTGTCTGCATTGAAGATAGTAAATGATTGTGTTGAGCGAGCAGTTAAACTAGCAAGttattttaatttggttttaatttagctactgttggtggtatttagagaggcACATTAGAAGATcaattgaatctcattaaaattgccaataatggggacatgacattaaattggagtaaaaggaaatcatgtgttgcacacatcagctcgtttttttgtaATCTGATGTTTACACCTGGATTGAAAGAAGTGCTTTTAAACACAAGCCAACGAAGTAGTGTCTGCATTGAAGATAGTAAATGATTGTGTTGAGCGAGCAGTTAAACTAGCAAGttattttaatttggttttaatttagctactgttggtggtatttagagaggcACGTTAGAAGATcaattgaatctcattaaaattgccaataatggggacatgacattaaattggagtaaaaggaaatcatgtgttgcacacatcagctcgtttttttgtaATCTGATGTTTACACCTGGATTGAAAGAAGTGCTTTTAAACACAAGCCAACGAAGTAGTGTCTGCATTGAAGATAGTAAATGATTGTGTTGAGCGAGCAGTTTAACTAGCAAGttattttaatttggttttaatttagctactgttggtggtatttagagaggcACATTAGAAGATcaattgaatctcattaaaattgccaataatggggacatgacattaaattggagtaaaaggaaatcatgtgttgcacacatcagctcgctcgTTTTTTTGTAATCTGATGTTTACACCTGGATTGAAAGAAGTGCTTTTAAACACAAGCCAACGAAGTAGTGTCTGCATTGAAGATAGTAAATGATTGTGTTGAGCGAGCAGTTTAACTAGCAAGttattttaatttggttttaatttagctactgttggtggtatttagagaggcACATTAGAAGATcaattgaatctcattaaaattgccgataatggggacatgacattaaattggagtaaaaggaaatcatgtgttgcacacatcagctcgtttttttgtaATCTGATGTTTACACCTGGATTGAAAGAAGTGCTTTTAAACACAAGCCAACGAAGTAGTGTCTGCATTGAAGATAGTAAATGATTGTGTTGAGCGAGCAGTTAAACTAGCAAGttattttaatttggttttaatttagctactgttggtggtatttagagaggcACATTAGAAGATCAATTGAATCTCatttaaattgccaataatggggacatgacattaaattggagtaaaaggaaatcatgtgttgcacacatcagctcgtttttttgtaATCTGATGTTTACACCTGGATTGAAAGAAGTGCTTTTAAACACAAGCCAACGAAGTAGTGTCTGCATTGAAGATAGTAAATGATTGTGTTGAGCGAGCAGTTAAACTAGCAAGttattttaatttggttttaatttagctactgttggtggtatttagagaggcACATTAGAAGATcaattgaatctcattaaaattgccaataatggggacatgacattaaattggagtaaaaggaaatcatgtgttgcacacatcagctcgtttttttgtaATCTGATGTTTACACCTGGATTGAAAGAAGTGCTTTTAAACACAAGCCAACGAAGTAGTGTCTGCATTGAAGATAGTAAATGATTGTGTTGAGCGAGCAGTTAAACTAGCAAGttattttaatttggttttaatttagctactgttggtggtatttagagaggcACATTAGAAGATcaattgaatctcattaaaattgccaataatggggacatgacattaaattggagtaaaaggaaatcatgtgttgcacacatcagctcgtttttttgtaATCTGATGTTCACACCTGGATTGAAAGAAGTGCTTTTAAACACAAGCCAACGAAGTAGTGTCTGCATTGAAGATAGTAAATGATTGTGCTGAGCGAGCAGTTAAACTAGCAAGTTATTTTAATTTGCAACTTACTAATGAAGAGAAATCAGtgtcagtttaaaagaaaatcaagtaATTTCAGCAAAAAGAATATTTAAGATTGAAATTGTTGCTCAATGGTAAAAGAAAAGCACAAGGAAAAATGCTTTTGTGTTgtgtaaattttatgaaaattaaaaaaacaaaaatattactcAATAAATtaggtttttgaaacttttaatggcATTGAGCTGTcacttaattttcttcaaatagtttaaaattttgcaaaacagtTATTTACATCAAATGTCACAATAATACATGGTATGCGAGTTGAAATTCCCAAACATTTTTCCCCCTAGAATTTAGGGACAATCTAATGTCCCTAatacaataacaaataaaaattttgtttagtttatttattcTGTTATTTATgctagtttaatttttaattaatttgttcatttaataGATTTTGTGACAAAAGTGGAATCACGCACGCTAAATACTCTTTCTACATTTTTCATTATATGTATATACGTTGCACTCCCAAAAAATGTACACAcacgatgtttcaaaacattctCAATATTTTTAGCATGCTTCTGATGTATTTCAAAGCCTAAACGGATCTGGGAGCTTTCTGCAAAACaacttgaaaaagaaataaaaagctaGTTAAATAACCCagatgaaacatttttcatttgtttcagtCTGAAGCTAGGAGAGTCATTTTCTGCCGCTAAAACTTTCAGcgtaaaaatttctcttttcaatAGACTCAATTAAAATGCATTAGAGTGTTAACAAAAGATGCAAGTTTGTTTACCAGTCAAGTTAATGCTCTCCAGATCGAAGAATAAttttggtttgcttatttttattttggtttgAAATAAAAGCTTCTCACGTGCGCCTTTCGGCGACTCTTGCAGTGAATGATGTAAAATACTAATTTACTGTAAAGTGCTTGCCTCTGAATTGCAATTAGTAATTTTTCACTCACTTTTTATTCCACTTTAATGCTTAAGATACAgttttaagatgttttttttttcttactttaaataaatttagcatTTCCTTTTGTATTAGTATTTCAAAAACGCAGCAATAGCTTCTAAAAAACGCAATCGAAAAATAAGttgattttgctttatttttgatgttttgaaagttttttttaaacaaagagcTCATTAACGAGGAACATTCCCCCGAGCTTGTTATAgccattattttagtttttaacagACAACATAACAGTGAGCTTCgaaatttttctttacttaaacTACAATAAATAATTCGGTCATACATTCCTCCCCTCATATAGCCAAGCTTTCGGACATAAGTTTTGTTTTCAGAGACATTTTCCCGTGACAATTAGCTGTCTTATACactttaatttattctttaagtcggttatttcatttcattattattttttgttttcatttttgtaatatctgtttttgtttctttttaattcttttttccgtGCAATAAACTGAAATGGACGGAAAAAGTCGAAATCCCCCCAAATGTAACTTTTTGTAGTTAATTATGCCACTTAGGATATCCAAGCCTTTCATGTTGTTAGTAGAAATTAAAGAAGGATTCCGCTGTTATTAAAATGTAACCTGAAATCATTTATTGAGAAAATCCACCAATCTGAGAAAACCTAAAAGATAGAAAGTGTAACTAGCAACAACTAAGTAAAACAAGCTTAGTTGCTTTCAACGATTACGAAGCGAGAATAGATGCTTCAAATCACTACACATATCGAATTTGCAGGTTAAAAATGTCGGGGAACGTAAAATTCCTTACTAAGTATTTTAGTAATATTTCACATGACAAATAAAAATAGTGAACTAGCTGCTTCGTTTTAGTAGGTCTGCTTTAGAGGAAAATGTAGTATGATTAAACCTTGGTgggcaaatatttttctctgtatcATCTTCAAACAATTCTGACACCTTCGCGGCTGTTTTTAAATACATAGACTTATCTGAATGTCCTCCTTCTGTTGTCTAATCAcgctcattaaaaatttaatttcaaaaatatccgcaACTGCAGTTTGTCTTCATTTACTCCATGTTTCCAAAtcccccacctgaccctacttaTTTCAAGGCAAACTGAAGCATAATAAATGTTGATCACCCTCCAATTATAAGCACAGATAAGagctttttatcaattttaaactcAGAATAGCATGGAATTGCTGCACGACAAAAACGCCAGGGAATGTCAACAAAACGAGCtcatgtgtgcctcacatgacttcctattactccaatttaatgtcattttcccattattggtaattttaatgtcattcaatagtttactctctaaatatcaccaacagtggccgaattgaaaccagattttaacaaaaaatcgccaaatttgtcgccaagttggcgaaaaaacttggcgaccaaaagactggtccgccaaattttaacaccacttgagtttacatctaaattaacaacgattccccccccccaaaaaggggcaaaagatccccttaaaaACAGCTGAATGCAACCAAACggagaggtgcacaacgagaccccactaggagtctacgtaccaaatttcaactttctaggtcataccgttcttgagttatgcgacatacatatgcacatccgcacatacgcacatccgtacatacgcacatccgcacatacatacatacgtacatacagacgtcacgagaaaactcgctgtaactatactcgattgcaagttttcttggctatggagaaatgagctgcggccaagtgaaggaaatagttccttgcgctttgccagataatcgggggaaattacgcactttgctttcgaaatcggattagttagttaaaccgacgcaaaagggacatttttttgtcataatttctgtgaatcgttaaatattttcaattttaagagcggtGCAGCGCGGATCCATACATTCATTTGCAACTGAACGAACCAGCCAATCAGAGCTCACAAACAGTTGGCGATCTCCGGATATTCTGCGTTTGGCGCGATTTTGCTCAAGTGCTCCACTCTCGTTCGCTCGTCGTCCGCTGTAGTTCActattttcgctcgttttatttTCTATCTTACTTGctcgtttttctatttttgtatcatTGATAATGGAATCTACGACGCCAAAATTGAGCTATGTGTTTCAGCCACACAAGCAAGGCAGCGCTTTGAAGAGCTCTGCAAAGACTATAGTTATGAATGTGTTTCATAAATTGCAAGTAAGGAATCCCAACGATTCTGTCACTGAAATTTTGGACAAAACTTCGGACTTGACAGGTGTTTCAACCCGCAGCATCTTACGAatgcaaaatgaatttaagatccaAGGCTCTTTTTCTACACCTGGGAGAAAAAGGCCCGCAAGAAAAGGCAAAGCAACGCGAATGCAAAAGTTCGACGACTTCGTCCTGTCTGCCATTCGAAGGaaagtgcatttgttttttaaaagaaacgaaATACCAACGGTGGCGAAAGTCATGAAGACTATTAACGAGGACACTGACCTACCAAATTTGACAATCGCCACAACAAGAAGATTGATGCAAGATTTAGGGTTTGTGTACAAGAAGAGATCAAGGAATTCTATGCTGATAGAGAGGGAAGACATCCAAGTCTGGAGACGAAAATATTTGAGGCAAATTCGCCACTACCGAAATGAAGGAAGGACTGTGTACTATACAGATGAAACCTGGGTGAATTTTGGCCACACAAAGCAAACAGTGTGGCAGGACACTTTCATCAAGAGGCCGAAAGAAGCATTTATGTCTGGCCTCTCAATGGGATTAAAAGCTCCTACAGGAAAAGGATCCAGGTTAATAATTACTCATGCTGGAAGTGAGAAAGGCTTTGTGAAAGGAGCTGCTGATGTATTCAAGGCAAAAAAAAGCAAAGGAGATTATCATGAAGAAATGAATGGAGATTACTATGAacaatggtttaaaaataaattgctgcCAAACCTTGACCCCAACAGTATTATAGTTATCGACAATGCTTCATACCACAGTGTTTTTGTGGAAAACATTCCCAACACTTCCACCAAAAAAGATGACATTCGACGATGGCTGACATcaaaaaatatcgcttggaacTCGGATATGCTGAAAGCTGAACTTTTGAATCTTGTACAAAATGTCCGCAGCAAGTATGAGGAGTACCGGGTTGATAGGATAGCGGCTCTTCATGGTCATACTGTTTTGCGGCTTCCCCCTTATCACTGTGAGCTGAATCCCATTGAAAACATATGGAGTGTTGTCAAAGGGAAGGTGGCAGCAGAAAAcagaacatttaaagaaaaagaagtggAAGAGCTGACAAAAAAAGCTATTGATAATGTCTCAGATGAAACGTGGAAGAACTGCGTTGGTCACATTATTAAAGAAGAAGAACTAATGTGGGAACTTGATGGAATGTGCGATACTGCTGTTGATAACTTGATAATTCATTTTGATCCCGATTCGACCGACACTGCTTCTGAAGGAATGCTTAGTACAGAAGAAGTCATGTCATCCTAAAAATTAAGGCTTCTGTAATTGCGGGTGGTATTTTGTCGAGTTTTTTGTAAAAGGTCTAGAACAGCAAAAGATAttggacaaaatgaaaatccagatCTATGTTAATGAGTAAAATTATGGCTATGATGCAATAGAACTATTACATAattcaattcaattaaaactttattgcaatatcaaatattttataatgtttcgtaaaatatttttaaattgatcaaCTAATAGAAATAAAACGATTGTATATGAATCATAATCTTTTACATTCCCAAAGGAAATGCAAATAACGCTTTGGTTGGACTAGAACATTTTCTTTATCAACATCGACTAGTTAATTCATCCTATATGACTTTTGATTCTAGATTCAAAAAACTTCagacattttttcttgttttagttGTTTACATGCATTATCGAAGATGAAATTACCATGTGAcagagactaatattttaaaatttacagcaaatacacatgttttattaattgttatttaatgtattttaa
It encodes the following:
- the LOC129218186 gene encoding uncharacterized protein LOC129218186, translated to MESTTPKLSYVFQPHKQGSALKSSAKTIVMNVFHKLQVRNPNDSVTEILDKTSDLTGVSTRSILRMQNEFKIQGSFSTPGRKRPARKGKATRMQKFDDFVLSAIRRKVHLFFKRNEIPTVAKVMKTINEDTDLPNLTIATTRRLMQDLGFVYKKRSRNSMLIEREDIQVWRRKYLRQIRHYRNEGRTVYYTDETWVNFGHTKQTVWQDTFIKRPKEAFMSGLSMGLKAPTGKGSRLIITHAGSEKGFVKGAADVFKAKKSKGDYHEEMNGDYYEQWFKNKLLPNLDPNSIIVIDNASYHSVFVENIPNTSTKKDDIRRWLTSKNIAWNSDMLKAELLNLVQNVRSKYEEYRVDRIAALHGHTVLRLPPYHCELNPIENIWSVVKGKVAAENRTFKEKEVEELTKKAIDNVSDETWKNCVGHIIKEEELMWELDGMCDTAVDNLIIHFDPDSTDTASEGMLSTEEVMSS